In Serratia liquefaciens ATCC 27592, the genomic stretch GCTCGTCAGCCCGCCGCCAGGGGCGGACAACGCCGCAGTGGATTGGTGGTGGCAGCAGCTACGTCAGATGCCTGAGCTGCAGCGGGTTGGCGGGCCTATGGATGCACAACGTCAGCAGCAGTGGGGGCGTTTTTTCTACCAGCATCGCAATGTGCTGCTGGATGATGCCACGCGGCAACGTTTGCAGAAGGGGGCAGACGCGCAGAGCCAGTGGATCCTCGGCCAGCTCTACTCTGCTTTCGCCGGCGTCAGCGGCAAAGAGCTGGCGAACGATCCGTTGATGCTGGTACGTGCCTCACAGTTGGCGCAGCAACAGAACGGCGGCTTGCTGAGCCTGTCCAAGGGTTGGCTGGTGGCGCGTGATGCACAGGGGCGCAGTTGGTATTTGTTGCACGCCGAGCTTAGCGCATCATCTTATGACATCAGCAGTGCCCGGCTAACGGTAGATAAACTGACAGCGTTGCAGCAACAGCTGCAGCAGCGCTGGCCGGGAGCCGAAGTGCTCAGCCGCGGCACGTTGTTTTACAGCAACTACGCCAGCCAACAGGCCGAAAAGGATATTTCCACGATTGGCCTGGCGTCGGTGGCGGGCGTGTTTTTATTGGTGTTGTTTATGTTCCGCTCACCTTTGCCGCTGTTGTTGTGCGCGCTGTCGGTGGGTATTGGCGCTCTGGCCGGCACCGTCGCTACGCTGCTGGCCTTTGGCGAAATACATTTGATGACGCTGGTGCTGAGCATCAGCATCGTCGGCATTTCGGCTGACTACACGCTCTATTTCCTGACCGAGCGAATGGTGCATGGTCGGCAGTCGACGCCATTAGCCAGTTTGCAAAAGCTGTTGCCGGCATTATTGATGGCGTTGCTGACCACCGTAGTGGCCTACCTGGCGCTGTTGATTGCGCCGTTCCCCGGCTTGCAGCAGTTGGCGGTATTTGCCGCTGCCGGATTGAGCGCCGCCTGCATTACCGTTATTTGCTGGTACCCGCAATTGTCGCGACGTTTGCCGGTACGCCCAGCGCCGGGGTTAACGCTGATCCTGAATTGGCTGCATGCCTGGCGCCATCGGCCGCTGTTGCGTTATGGGTTGCCCGGCGCGGTGCTGTTGCTGGTGGTCGCGGGGTTCAGCCAGTTGAAGGTAGATGACGACATTGGCCAACTGCAGGCATTACCTGTGGCGTTACAGCAGCAGGAGCAGCGTATCGCCGCACTGACGGGCCAACATAACGATCAGAAGTGGCTGGTGGTCTACGGCGCCAATGCCGAGCAGCTGTTGCAACGTATCGAGTTGTTGCAACCCAAACTGGCTGAGGCCAAACAGCAAGGCGTGCTGGCGGATTATCGTCTGTTGCCTCTGCCTTCTCTCCAACGCCAGCAAGAAAACATCGCTTTATTGCAGCGCGTGGCGCCGCAGGTGATGAACAACCTGCAGCAGGCAGAGTTGGTACTGAGTACACCAGATTTAACGCCTGAATGGGTGAGCCCGCAGCAGTGGCTGGGCAGCGTGGTTAGCGAGGGTTGGCGTCTGCTGTGGCTGACGTTGCCCGATGGGCGCAGTGCGGCGCTGGTGCCCGTTAACGGCGTGAAGAACAGTGCGATGATGAAGACACTGGCGGAGCAGGTTCCCGGCACCGGTTGGATCGATAGGAAAACCGAGTTCAGTGACCTGTTTGGTCAATATCGCCTGTATCTTTCTTATCTGTTGGCATTGTCAGTTGCAGCGATTGCGCTGATTTACCTGTGGCGTTTTGGTCTGCGTCATGGCTTGCGCTGCATGGTGCCGACGCTATTGTCACTGGGTAGCGGTATTGCGGTATTGGCACTGAGTGGCCATACGCTAAATCTGTTTTCGCTGTTGGCGCTGGTGCTGGTTTTGGGGATCGGCATCAACTATACGTTGTTCTTTACCAATCCCCGGGGCACGCCGACCACCTCGATGTTCGCCATTTTTATGGCGGTATTCACCACCCAACTGACGTTCGGCATGCTGGTACTGAGCCACACTCAGGCCATCAGCAGTTTTGGTATCGTATTGAGCAGCGGAATTGCCGTGGCATTTTTATTGGCACCGCTGACGTTAGTATCGAAAAGAAAAAGAGGGAAAGCCTGATGCGCGGCTTACGAATGGTGCTGTTAATGTGGATTGTCGTGCTGGCCGGCTGTGCCGGTTCGCAGGATCCGACGCTGCCGCAGGCGTGGCTAAAACCCGGTACGCAGGTGACCTTACCACCTCCTGCGCTGGTTCAGCCTATTAATCAGCAACAGTTGCTGACCGCCGAAGTCAAAGGGCAACAGCACTCGATGCTGGTGCTGCTCAATGCCGACGGTCAGCACTTGCAACTGGTGGGCATGTCGCCGCTCGGTATCCGTCTGTTTAACCTGACCTACGATCGTCAGGGGATCCACACCGAACAATTGATCAAGGTGGGGGAACTGCCGCCAGCCAGCCAGGTGCTGGCGGATATCATGTTGAGCTACTGGCCGGTGAAGGACTGGCAACCCTTGCTGCCAGCAGGGTGGCGACTGGAAGACCAGGCGCTGGTGCGTCGCTTGTATGACGAGCATGGGGCGGTGATCAATGAAATCCGTTATCAGCAGATGGACGGAAGGCGAGAGCCGGTGTCGATCGCGCAATCCGCCTTCCATTACCGCATCATCATTCAAACGCTGGGGAACGAATAATGATCTATTTCTCCGCCGTAGGGATGGTGAATGCGCTGGGCAACGATCTGCCGCAGATCGCGCAAAACCTGACGCGCGGTATTTCGCCCGGCATGCAGCAGCAGACGCAGTGGCTGACGGGCGGCGCGCCATCCTGGTTTGGCAACGTACAGGGGGATTTACCGGTGATCCCCGAGTCGCTCAAGCGGCATAATTCTCGCAATAATCGCCTGCTGTTGGCCGCTTTGGCGCAGATCGAGACGCCAGTACGCGAGGCCATTGCCCGTTATGGCGCCGATCGTGTCGCGGTGATTATGGGCACCAGCACTTCCGGCATTCACGAAGGCGAACTGGCGCTGCAACAGTATCAGGCGGGGCAATGGCCACCGGGTTACCATTATCACCAGCAGGAGCTGGGCGATCCGAGCCAGTTTCTCAGCGCTTTTCTCTCGACCCGCGGTCCGGCCTATACCCTGTCGACGGCATGCTCCTCAAGCGCACGCGCCATCATCAGCGGTAAACGTCTGATTGACGCCGGGTTAGTGGACGCGGCGATTGTAGGCGGGGCAGACAGCCTGTGCCAAATGCCGATTAACGGTTTCCACAGCCTGGAGTCACTGTCCGCGGAGCGTTGCACGCCTTTTGCAACAGGACGCAGCGGGATTAATATCGGCGAGGCGGCGGCGTTAATGCTGTTGACGCGGGAACCTGCGCCGGTGGCGTTGTTGGGCGTTGGCGAGTCTTCGGATGCCTGGCACATGTCGGCACCGCATCCAGCCGGTGAAGGCGCCGAACGTGCAATGACCATGGCATTGCAGCAGGCCGGTTTGAGTACCGACCAAGTTGGTTATATTAATTTGCACGGCACGGCCACGCGGCTTAACGATCAGGTTGAAGCCCTGGTGGTGAATCGCCTGTTTGGCGAACAAACGCCGTGCAGTTCGACCAAGCATCTTACCGGCCATACGCTGGGAGCGGCTGGAGCGGTGGAGGCAGCGCTGAGCTGGCTGTTGTTGACCCAGTCATTGCCGCTGCCGCAGCAAGATTTCAGTGCAGTTCCCCGCGATGCCGAACTGGCGCCGATCGGTCTGGTGTGTGAGCCCCAGACGTTGGGAGCGCGCGCTATCCTCTCCAATTCATTTGCCTTCGGCGGCAACAATGCCTGCCTGTTATTGGGAGATGCTCCATGAATGCTTACCGGACGGCAGAATATTACTTACCTCATGCCTCACCGATGGTGCTGCTGGAACGGGTGCTGGAAGTGGGTGAAGAGCATGCACGCTGCGCGGTCAACGTCAGTGCGAATAGCGTGCTGGCGCCGTTTCTCGACGAGCAGGGGGCACTTCCTGGTTGGTACGGCATTGAGCTGATGGCGCAGGCGATTGGGGTTTGGAGTGGCTGGCACGGTCGCCAGAGTGCCAAGCCTCCGCAGCTGGGTATGCTGCTCGGCGGGCGGGCCATTCACTGCGAATTGTCCGCTTTTCCTGCCGGCAGCGAGCTGGTGGTTAGCGTGCAGCAGTTGTTGAAAGACGAGAAATTAGCCAGTTTTGAGTGTGAAATCAGTATCGATAATGTGCCGATCGCACAGGGCAGGCTGAACACCTATCAACCTGATCAACAAGAAATTATTCAATTGACGACCTTAAGGGGAGACGCATGATGCGTTCCGTTTTAGTCACCGGCGCCAGTAAAGGGATCGGTCAGGCGATAGCCTGCCGCCTGGCTGCGGATGGCTTTTTGATTGTAGTCCACTACCACAGCGATAAGACCGGGGCAGAACACACCTTGCAGCAAATTGTCAGTGCCGGCGGGCAAGGGCGATTGATGCAGTTTGATATCAGCAACCGCATTCAGTGCCGTGAGGTGTTGGAGCAGGATATTGAAACCCACGGCGCCTACTACGGCGTGGTGAATAATGCAGGGATCACCCGCGACGGCGCTTTCCCGGCGTTAAGAGAGGAGGATTGGGATGGGGTGATCCATACCAATCTCGACAGCTTCTACAACGTGCTTCACCCCTGTGTCATGCCAATGATTGGCCTGCGCAAAGGCGGGCGGATCATCGCGCTGTCGTCGGTGTCGGGCGTCATGGGCAACCGTGGACAGGTAAACTACAGTGCGGCCAAGGCAGGCGTGATCGGTGCCTGTAAGGCGTTGGCTATCGAACTGGCGAAACGCAAAATTACCGTTAACTGCATCGCCCCGGGTTTGATCGACACTGGTATGATCGACATCGAGCCGGCGGCGCTGGATGAAGCGATGCGGGCAATCCCGCTTAAGCGTATGGGTTCGGCGGAAGAGGTGGCGGGGTTGGCCAGCTACCTGATGTCGGATATCGCCGGCTATGTAACGCGGCAGGTCATTTCCATTAATGGAGGAATGGTATGACGCAACGAGTGGTCGTCACCGGCATGGCGGGCGTTACGGCGTTCGGCAATAGCTGGGCAGAGGTGTCCAGCCGGTTGAAGCAGGGCAAGAATGCGGTGCGTTACATGACGCAATGGGAAGAATATCAGGGGTTGAACACCCACCTCGGTGCCCCGATCGAGAATTTCGTACTGCCGGATCACTATACGCGCAAGCGTATTCGTTCCATGGGCCGTGTTTCGCTGTTGGCGACCCGAGCGACGGAACTGGCGCTCGAACAGGCCGGGTTGCTGGGCGAGAAGGTGCTGACTAACGGTGAGA encodes the following:
- a CDS encoding DUF3261 domain-containing protein; translated protein: MRGLRMVLLMWIVVLAGCAGSQDPTLPQAWLKPGTQVTLPPPALVQPINQQQLLTAEVKGQQHSMLVLLNADGQHLQLVGMSPLGIRLFNLTYDRQGIHTEQLIKVGELPPASQVLADIMLSYWPVKDWQPLLPAGWRLEDQALVRRLYDEHGAVINEIRYQQMDGRREPVSIAQSAFHYRIIIQTLGNE
- a CDS encoding beta-ketoacyl-[acyl-carrier-protein] synthase family protein; the encoded protein is MIYFSAVGMVNALGNDLPQIAQNLTRGISPGMQQQTQWLTGGAPSWFGNVQGDLPVIPESLKRHNSRNNRLLLAALAQIETPVREAIARYGADRVAVIMGTSTSGIHEGELALQQYQAGQWPPGYHYHQQELGDPSQFLSAFLSTRGPAYTLSTACSSSARAIISGKRLIDAGLVDAAIVGGADSLCQMPINGFHSLESLSAERCTPFATGRSGINIGEAAALMLLTREPAPVALLGVGESSDAWHMSAPHPAGEGAERAMTMALQQAGLSTDQVGYINLHGTATRLNDQVEALVVNRLFGEQTPCSSTKHLTGHTLGAAGAVEAALSWLLLTQSLPLPQQDFSAVPRDAELAPIGLVCEPQTLGARAILSNSFAFGGNNACLLLGDAP
- a CDS encoding MMPL family transporter, producing MRPELHRRLAFGWLAICLLLIAALCWLLPRSQINSSVLALLPKQQLVGVPDELADGFSRRLDRQLMWLVSPPPGADNAAVDWWWQQLRQMPELQRVGGPMDAQRQQQWGRFFYQHRNVLLDDATRQRLQKGADAQSQWILGQLYSAFAGVSGKELANDPLMLVRASQLAQQQNGGLLSLSKGWLVARDAQGRSWYLLHAELSASSYDISSARLTVDKLTALQQQLQQRWPGAEVLSRGTLFYSNYASQQAEKDISTIGLASVAGVFLLVLFMFRSPLPLLLCALSVGIGALAGTVATLLAFGEIHLMTLVLSISIVGISADYTLYFLTERMVHGRQSTPLASLQKLLPALLMALLTTVVAYLALLIAPFPGLQQLAVFAAAGLSAACITVICWYPQLSRRLPVRPAPGLTLILNWLHAWRHRPLLRYGLPGAVLLLVVAGFSQLKVDDDIGQLQALPVALQQQEQRIAALTGQHNDQKWLVVYGANAEQLLQRIELLQPKLAEAKQQGVLADYRLLPLPSLQRQQENIALLQRVAPQVMNNLQQAELVLSTPDLTPEWVSPQQWLGSVVSEGWRLLWLTLPDGRSAALVPVNGVKNSAMMKTLAEQVPGTGWIDRKTEFSDLFGQYRLYLSYLLALSVAAIALIYLWRFGLRHGLRCMVPTLLSLGSGIAVLALSGHTLNLFSLLALVLVLGIGINYTLFFTNPRGTPTTSMFAIFMAVFTTQLTFGMLVLSHTQAISSFGIVLSSGIAVAFLLAPLTLVSKRKRGKA
- a CDS encoding ApeP family dehydratase encodes the protein MNAYRTAEYYLPHASPMVLLERVLEVGEEHARCAVNVSANSVLAPFLDEQGALPGWYGIELMAQAIGVWSGWHGRQSAKPPQLGMLLGGRAIHCELSAFPAGSELVVSVQQLLKDEKLASFECEISIDNVPIAQGRLNTYQPDQQEIIQLTTLRGDA
- a CDS encoding 3-ketoacyl-ACP reductase FabG2 is translated as MMRSVLVTGASKGIGQAIACRLAADGFLIVVHYHSDKTGAEHTLQQIVSAGGQGRLMQFDISNRIQCREVLEQDIETHGAYYGVVNNAGITRDGAFPALREEDWDGVIHTNLDSFYNVLHPCVMPMIGLRKGGRIIALSSVSGVMGNRGQVNYSAAKAGVIGACKALAIELAKRKITVNCIAPGLIDTGMIDIEPAALDEAMRAIPLKRMGSAEEVAGLASYLMSDIAGYVTRQVISINGGMV